In a single window of the Gossypium hirsutum isolate 1008001.06 chromosome A13, Gossypium_hirsutum_v2.1, whole genome shotgun sequence genome:
- the LOC107894912 gene encoding transcription factor PRE6 produces the protein MSGRRSGSGVSSISDDQITHLVSKLQQLIPELCARRSHKASASKVLQETCDYIRNLHKEVEDLSDRLSQLLASIDTDKDQAAIVRSLLM, from the exons ATGTCAGGCAGAAGATCAGGTTCAGGTGTTTCCAGCATCAGCGATGATCAAATCACCCATCTTGTATCCAAATTGCAACAGCTTATCCCTGAGCTTTGTGCAAGGCGCTCCCACAAG GCATCAGCTTCCAAGGTCTTACAAGAGACTTGCGATTATATAAGAAACTTACACAAAGAGGTAGAGGACCTAAGCGACCGCTTATCCCAGCTGTTAGCTTCCATAGACACTGATAAAGACCAAGCAGCCATTGTCAGGAGTTTActtatgtaa